In a genomic window of Amycolatopsis japonica:
- the rpsE gene encoding 30S ribosomal protein S5: MPGRTRQFGGGQGGPGGQGGNDRNDRRDRRDRRDSGRGGAGQEKTPHLEKVVTINRVAKVVKGGRRFSFTALVVVGDGDGQVGVGYGKAKEVPAAIAKGVEEAKKNFFRVPRVGGTIPHPIQGEEAAGVVLLRPASAGTGVIAGGPVRAVLECAGVHDVLSKSLGSDNAINIVHATVAALKGLQRPEEVAARRGLPLEDVAPARMLRQRAGQGV, translated from the coding sequence ATGCCGGGACGTACACGGCAATTCGGCGGCGGCCAGGGCGGACCCGGCGGGCAGGGCGGCAACGACCGCAATGACCGTCGCGACCGCCGTGACCGGCGCGACAGCGGCCGTGGCGGGGCCGGCCAGGAGAAGACCCCGCACCTCGAGAAGGTCGTGACGATCAACCGCGTCGCCAAGGTCGTCAAGGGTGGTCGTCGCTTCAGCTTCACCGCCCTGGTGGTCGTCGGTGACGGCGACGGTCAGGTCGGCGTCGGCTACGGCAAGGCCAAGGAAGTTCCCGCGGCCATCGCCAAGGGCGTCGAGGAAGCGAAGAAGAACTTCTTCCGCGTTCCCCGCGTCGGTGGCACCATTCCCCACCCCATCCAGGGTGAGGAAGCCGCCGGTGTCGTGCTGCTCCGTCCGGCCTCGGCCGGTACCGGTGTCATCGCCGGTGGCCCGGTGCGCGCGGTGCTGGAGTGCGCGGGCGTCCACGACGTGCTGTCGAAGTCGCTCGGCTCCGACAACGCGATCAACATCGTGCACGCGACCGTGGCGGCCCTGAAGGGTCTGCAGCGTCCCGAAGAGGTCGCGGCCCGCCGCGGTCTCCCGCTCGAGGACGTCGCTCCGGCTCGCATGCTGCGTCAGCGCGCGGGTCAGGGGGTCTGA
- the rpmD gene encoding 50S ribosomal protein L30 — protein MTQLKVTQVKSKIGTKHAHRESLRTLGLRKIRQSVVRDDTPEVRGLIHTVRHLVEVEEVKA, from the coding sequence ATGACTCAGCTCAAGGTGACCCAGGTCAAGAGCAAGATCGGCACGAAGCACGCTCACCGCGAGTCGCTGCGCACCCTCGGGCTGCGCAAGATCCGCCAGAGCGTCGTGCGTGATGACACTCCCGAGGTGCGCGGCCTTATCCACACCGTCCGCCACCTGGTGGAGGTCGAGGAGGTCAAGGCATGA
- the rplO gene encoding 50S ribosomal protein L15 — translation MTAIKIHHLRPAPGAKRDKIRVGRGEGSKGKTAGRGTKGTKARKNVPAGFEGGQMPIHMRLPKLRGFKNRFRTEYQPVNVGDIARVFPDGGKVGAEELVANGLVRKGKLVKVLGNGDVNGVKLDVTADAFSGSAKEKLSAAGGSATTL, via the coding sequence ATGACTGCCATCAAGATCCACCACCTTCGTCCGGCTCCGGGCGCGAAGCGCGACAAGATCCGCGTCGGCCGTGGTGAGGGCTCGAAGGGCAAGACCGCCGGTCGCGGTACCAAGGGCACCAAGGCCCGGAAGAACGTGCCCGCCGGTTTCGAGGGTGGGCAGATGCCCATCCACATGCGGCTGCCGAAGCTGCGCGGCTTCAAGAACCGGTTCCGCACCGAGTACCAGCCGGTGAACGTGGGCGACATCGCCCGCGTCTTCCCGGACGGTGGCAAGGTCGGCGCCGAGGAGCTCGTCGCGAACGGTCTGGTCCGCAAGGGCAAGCTCGTGAAGGTGCTCGGCAACGGCGACGTGAACGGCGTCAAGCTGGACGTCACCGCCGACGCTTTCTCCGGCTCCGCCAAGGAGAAGCTCTCCGCCGCCGGTGGCTCCGCCACCACGCTCTGA
- the rplF gene encoding 50S ribosomal protein L6, producing the protein MSRIGKLPVAVPSGVKVTIDGQQIKVEGPKGTLEHTIAEPITVEQAENGTLEVKRPDEERTSRALHGLTRTLVNNLVVGVTEGYEKKLEIHGVGYRVQAKGSDLEFALGYSHPVKIEAPEGITFKVETPTRFSVSGIDKQKVGQIAAVIRKLRRPDPYKGKGLRYEGEKIRRKVGKTGK; encoded by the coding sequence ATGTCACGCATTGGAAAGCTGCCGGTCGCCGTCCCCTCCGGGGTCAAGGTGACCATCGACGGTCAGCAGATCAAGGTCGAGGGGCCCAAGGGCACCCTCGAGCACACCATCGCCGAGCCCATCACCGTCGAGCAGGCCGAAAACGGCACGCTCGAGGTCAAGCGGCCCGACGAGGAGCGCACCAGCCGTGCCCTGCACGGTCTCACCCGGACGCTGGTCAACAACCTCGTCGTCGGTGTGACCGAGGGCTACGAGAAGAAGCTCGAGATCCACGGTGTCGGTTACCGCGTGCAGGCCAAGGGCTCGGACCTCGAGTTCGCCCTCGGCTACAGCCACCCGGTGAAGATCGAGGCTCCGGAAGGCATCACCTTCAAGGTCGAGACCCCCACCCGGTTCTCGGTCTCGGGCATCGACAAGCAGAAGGTCGGCCAGATCGCCGCGGTCATCCGCAAGCTGCGCCGCCCGGACCCGTACAAGGGCAAGGGCCTGCGCTACGAGGGTGAGAAGATCCGCCGCAAGGTCGGAAAGACGGGTAAGTGA
- the rplR gene encoding 50S ribosomal protein L18, with protein MSDTTTKRKPVGKDISTRRRVAKARRHFRLRKKINGTDQRPRLVVKRSSRHIAVQLIDDLAGKTLASASTLEADVRALEGDKKAKAAKVGELVAARAKNAGVSTVVFDRGGNAYHGRIAALADAAREAGLEF; from the coding sequence ATGAGCGACACGACTACGAAGCGCAAGCCGGTCGGCAAGGACATCTCGACCCGCCGCCGCGTCGCGAAGGCCCGTCGGCACTTCCGCCTTCGCAAGAAGATCAACGGCACGGACCAGCGTCCGCGCCTGGTCGTCAAGCGTTCGTCGCGGCACATCGCCGTGCAGCTGATCGACGACCTCGCCGGCAAGACCCTGGCGTCGGCGTCCACCCTCGAGGCGGACGTCCGCGCGCTGGAAGGCGACAAGAAGGCCAAGGCCGCCAAGGTCGGGGAACTCGTCGCCGCCCGCGCCAAGAACGCCGGTGTCTCGACCGTGGTGTTCGACCGTGGTGGCAACGCCTACCACGGCCGCATCGCGGCGCTCGCCGACGCTGCCCGTGAGGCGGGGTTGGAGTTCTGA
- the rpsH gene encoding 30S ribosomal protein S8, whose amino-acid sequence MTMTDPIADFLTRLRNANSAYHDEVVLPHSKIKANIAEILKREGYISGYRDEPGEKHKNLIVELKYGPNRERSIAGLRRVSKPGLRVYAKSTELPSVLGGLGVAIISTSSGLQTDRQAKRNSVGGEVLAYVW is encoded by the coding sequence ATGACGATGACCGACCCCATCGCAGACTTCTTGACCCGTCTGCGTAACGCGAACTCGGCTTACCACGACGAGGTCGTGCTTCCCCACTCGAAGATCAAGGCGAACATCGCCGAGATCCTCAAGCGCGAGGGTTACATCTCGGGCTACCGCGACGAGCCGGGCGAGAAGCACAAGAACCTCATCGTGGAGCTGAAGTACGGCCCCAACCGTGAGCGCAGCATCGCCGGCCTCCGCCGCGTGTCCAAGCCCGGCCTGCGGGTCTACGCAAAATCGACCGAACTGCCGTCGGTTCTCGGTGGCCTCGGCGTCGCGATCATCTCGACGTCGTCCGGCCTCCAGACCGACCGTCAGGCCAAGCGCAACAGCGTGGGCGGCGAAGTCCTCGCCTACGTCTGGTAA